One window of Athalia rosae chromosome 2, iyAthRosa1.1, whole genome shotgun sequence genomic DNA carries:
- the LOC105692056 gene encoding tyrosine kinase receptor Cad96Ca isoform X2: MLVVWITVVAAVFLVEADCQYSDNTPPVMWLDRNWILPDSEPVGSIVTRARAEDNEQDELTFGLEPLGQNLNWENTPQSPLPFYIDNSTGTVFVNESLKDRGGEDLNLYVTVTDGMLTAKTAVYVNIKNTSAPNGGNTRSPFSSQHGSGGRIRPPLVGLPILQNYPRPPPPPPHIPSNSNPPRPPTTILKPETPEPEMTEVPSSTAATKEDVETNEIAVQTRTALGANVTPSEPSPTQDIAMTIVPAAAVCALVLGLGLGAWSLRHKFCGNRKAKEEMESASASISNISDNPSLVFNGWRGPKARSNTYEGPDKENPSGIQHKSVVDNWEFPRHRLKIFNILGEGCFGQVWKCEAQDIAGKTGPIIVAVKTLKENATERERLDLAQELKVMKSLEPHPNVVRLLGCCTEREPMFVILEYVSGGKLQSFLRASREERNHGGPGLTSRDLTGFVYQIARGMEYLATKGVIHRDLAARNILIDENRACKVADFGFARDVAVNQMYERKSEGRLPIRWMAPESLYDNIFSVKSDIWSFGVLIWEIVTLGSTPYPGLAAAEVMRRIKEGYRLDRPEHCKRELYNIMYYCWDKNPASRPSFTELVNLAEGLLLDETDYIELDRFPDHSYYNVLSLSGEKL; encoded by the exons actGCCAGTACAGCGACAATACACCACCGGTGATGTGGCTCGACCGGAACTGGATTCTCCCAGATTCAGAGCCGGTCGGAAGTATCGTGACGAGGGCTAGGGCCGAAGATAACGAACAGGACGAGCTGACCTTCGGATTGGAACCATTGGGGCAAAACTTAAACTGGGAAAATACCCCGCAATCTCCACTTCCTTTTTACATCGACAATTCCACCGGAACCGTGTTCGTCAACGAATCTTTGAAGGACAGA GGAGGTGAGGACCTGAATCTATACGTGACAGTCACCGATGGCATGCTCACCGCGAAGACCGCGGTCTATGTAAACATCAAGAACACCTCGGCACCAAATGGAGGCAACACTAG ATCTCCGTTCTCAAGTCAACACGGCTCCGGTGGTCGGATCAGACCACCTTTGGTCGGACTTCCAATCCTACAAAATTATCCTcgacctccgcctccgcctccgcaCATCCCATCAAATTCGAATCCTCCGAGACCTCCAACGACAATTCTGAAGCCAGAAACCCCGGagccggaaatgacggaagtTCCATCGTCTACAGCGGCGACGAAAGAAGATGttgaaacaaatgaaattgCAGTGCAAACCAGGACAGCATTAGGCGCAAATGTCACTCCGAGCGAACCATCTCCGACTCAAGATATCGCCATGACGATTGTTCCCGCCGCAGCGGTCTGCGCCTTGGTTCTCGGATTAGGATTAGGCGCCTGGTCACTTAGGCACAAATTCTGCGGTAACCGGAAGGCGAAAGAGGAAATG GAATCAGCTTCGGCCAGTATTTCCAACATATCGGACAACCCATCGCTTGTCTTTAACGGATGGCGTGGACCGAAGGCTCGTAGCAACACGTACGAAGGCCCCGACAAAGAGAACCCGTCAGGAATTCAACATAAATCAGTCGTTGATAATTGGGAGTTTCCCAGGCATCGGCTCAAG ATTTTCAACATTCTTGGCGAAGGGTGCTTCGGTCAAGTGTGGAAATGCGAAGCCCAAGATATCGCCGGAAAAACGGGCCCGATTATCGTAGCTGTCAAAACATTGAAAGAAAATGCGACGGAACGAGAGAGATTGGACCTTGCCCAAGAGCTGAAAGTTATGAAATCGTTGGAGCCGCACCCAAACGTTGTCAGATTATTGGGATGCTGTACGGAACGGGAACCGATGTTTGTCATACTAGAATACGTGAGCGGTGGTaaacttcaaagttttttgCGAGCTTccagagaagaaagaaatcacGGTGGACCTGGTTTGACCTCGAGGGATCTCACTGGATTTGTCTATcag ATCGCAAGAGGAATGGAGTATCTCGCAACAAAAGGAGTCATCCACAGAGACCTTGCCGCCAGGAACATTCTCATAGACGAGAATCGTGCCTGCAAAGTTGCGGATTTTGGATTCGCAAGAGACGTCGCCGTGAATCAAATGTACGAACGGAAGTCGGAAGGGCGACTACCGATCAGGTGGATGGCGCCAGAGAGTCTCTACGACAATATATTTTCCGTAAAATCCGATATATGGAGCTTCGGGGTTCTGATATGGGAAATTGTTACACTTGGATCGACGCCTTACCCTGGTTTGGCAGCCGCCGAG gTAATGAGGCGGATAAAGGAAGGGTACAGATTGGATCGTCCAGAGCATTGTAAACGGGAACTTTACAACATAATGTATTACTGCTGGGACAAAAACCCGGCGAGCAGACCTTCGTTTACCGAGCTAGTCAACCTTGCCGAAGGTCTTCTGCTAGACGAAACCGATTACATCGAGTTGGATAGATTTCCCGACCATTCGTATTACAACGTACTTAGCCTCAGTGGCGAAAAACTCTGA
- the LOC105692058 gene encoding geranylgeranyl pyrophosphate synthase isoform X1, whose product MDTDKSSVPYSQSGDKKQDEKLLEPFTYILQVPGKQIRAKLAHAFNYWLKIREDKLHAVGDITQMLHNSSLLHPQKFVVRQEDSLAIRNYGDTLPKFVFSVKADQFIRIDDIQDNSILRRGIPVAHSIYGVASTINAANYVLFIALEKVLALNHPEATEVYTEQLLELHRGQGMEIYWRDNYICPSEEEYREMTIRKTGGLFNLAVRLMQLFSDCKEDFTPLAGILGLYFQIRDDYCNLCLQEYTENKSFCEDLSEGKFSFPIIHAIRTQPEDRQIMNILRHRTTDVEVKRYCVTLLEKFGSFGHTREVLMELDMKARAEVQRLGGNPLLIKILDELLTWQRT is encoded by the exons ATGGATACGGACAAAAGCAGTGTGCCGTATTCGCAGAGCGGAGACAAAAAGCAAGATGAG AAGTTGCTGGAACCGTTTACCTATATCCTTCAAGTACCTGGTAAACAGATCAGAGCAAAATTAGCCCATGCTTTTAATTATTGGCTAAAAATACGCGAGGACAAACTACATGCTGTCGGCGATATCACCCAGATGCTCCATAACTCTAGTCTTTT GCATCCGCAAAAATTCGTCGTACGTCAAGAAGATTCACTTGCTATACGTAACTACGGTGACACGCTTCCGAAGTTCGTCTTTTCAGTGAAAGCAGATCAGTTTATTCG GATAGATGACATCCAAGATAACTCTATTCTGAGGCGTGGGATTCCTGTGGCACACTCAATTTATGGTGTTGCCAGCACCATTAATGCTGCGAATTACGTACTATTCATCGCGCTCGAAAAAGTTTTGGCGTTGAATCATCCTGAG GCTACCGAGGTTTACACGGAACAGTTACTCGAACTACACAGGGGGCAGGGAATGGAAATTTACTGGCGAGACAACTACATTTGCCCTTCTGAAGAAGAGTACAGAGAAATGACGATCAGAA AAACTGGCGGTCTCTTCAATCTTGCTGTGCgattgatgcaattattttcgGATTGTAAAGAGGACTTCACACCGTTGGCGGGAATCTTaggattatattttcaaatcaggGATGATTACTGTAATTTGTGTTTACAGGAG TATACAGAGAACAAAAGTTTCTGCGAGGATCTGTCCGAGGGAAAATTCAGTTTTCCGATAATCCACGCGATACGAACTCAGCCCGAAGATCGGCAGATAATGA ACATTCTCCGACACCGCACTACAGATGTGGAGGTAAAACGGTACTGCGTAACGCTATTAGAAAAATTTGGATCCTTCGGACATACGAGAGAAGTTCTGATGGAACTTGACATGAAGGCGAGGGCGGAGGTCCAGAGGCTCGGTGGTAATCCACTTCTCATCAAAATTCTAGACGAACTTCTTACCTGGCAGAGAACATGA
- the LOC105692058 gene encoding geranylgeranyl pyrophosphate synthase isoform X3: MLSAISPRCSITLVFYDIQDNSILRRGIPVAHSIYGVASTINAANYVLFIALEKVLALNHPEATEVYTEQLLELHRGQGMEIYWRDNYICPSEEEYREMTIRKTGGLFNLAVRLMQLFSDCKEDFTPLAGILGLYFQIRDDYCNLCLQEYTENKSFCEDLSEGKFSFPIIHAIRTQPEDRQIMNILRHRTTDVEVKRYCVTLLEKFGSFGHTREVLMELDMKARAEVQRLGGNPLLIKILDELLTWQRT, from the exons ATGCTGTCGGCGATATCACCCAGATGCTCCATAACTCTAGTCTTTT ATGACATCCAAGATAACTCTATTCTGAGGCGTGGGATTCCTGTGGCACACTCAATTTATGGTGTTGCCAGCACCATTAATGCTGCGAATTACGTACTATTCATCGCGCTCGAAAAAGTTTTGGCGTTGAATCATCCTGAG GCTACCGAGGTTTACACGGAACAGTTACTCGAACTACACAGGGGGCAGGGAATGGAAATTTACTGGCGAGACAACTACATTTGCCCTTCTGAAGAAGAGTACAGAGAAATGACGATCAGAA AAACTGGCGGTCTCTTCAATCTTGCTGTGCgattgatgcaattattttcgGATTGTAAAGAGGACTTCACACCGTTGGCGGGAATCTTaggattatattttcaaatcaggGATGATTACTGTAATTTGTGTTTACAGGAG TATACAGAGAACAAAAGTTTCTGCGAGGATCTGTCCGAGGGAAAATTCAGTTTTCCGATAATCCACGCGATACGAACTCAGCCCGAAGATCGGCAGATAATGA ACATTCTCCGACACCGCACTACAGATGTGGAGGTAAAACGGTACTGCGTAACGCTATTAGAAAAATTTGGATCCTTCGGACATACGAGAGAAGTTCTGATGGAACTTGACATGAAGGCGAGGGCGGAGGTCCAGAGGCTCGGTGGTAATCCACTTCTCATCAAAATTCTAGACGAACTTCTTACCTGGCAGAGAACATGA
- the LOC105692058 gene encoding geranylgeranyl pyrophosphate synthase isoform X2 produces the protein MDTDKSSVPYSQSGDKKQDEKLLEPFTYILQVPGKQIRAKLAHAFNYWLKIREDKLHAVGDITQMLHNSSLLIDDIQDNSILRRGIPVAHSIYGVASTINAANYVLFIALEKVLALNHPEATEVYTEQLLELHRGQGMEIYWRDNYICPSEEEYREMTIRKTGGLFNLAVRLMQLFSDCKEDFTPLAGILGLYFQIRDDYCNLCLQEYTENKSFCEDLSEGKFSFPIIHAIRTQPEDRQIMNILRHRTTDVEVKRYCVTLLEKFGSFGHTREVLMELDMKARAEVQRLGGNPLLIKILDELLTWQRT, from the exons ATGGATACGGACAAAAGCAGTGTGCCGTATTCGCAGAGCGGAGACAAAAAGCAAGATGAG AAGTTGCTGGAACCGTTTACCTATATCCTTCAAGTACCTGGTAAACAGATCAGAGCAAAATTAGCCCATGCTTTTAATTATTGGCTAAAAATACGCGAGGACAAACTACATGCTGTCGGCGATATCACCCAGATGCTCCATAACTCTAGTCTTTT GATAGATGACATCCAAGATAACTCTATTCTGAGGCGTGGGATTCCTGTGGCACACTCAATTTATGGTGTTGCCAGCACCATTAATGCTGCGAATTACGTACTATTCATCGCGCTCGAAAAAGTTTTGGCGTTGAATCATCCTGAG GCTACCGAGGTTTACACGGAACAGTTACTCGAACTACACAGGGGGCAGGGAATGGAAATTTACTGGCGAGACAACTACATTTGCCCTTCTGAAGAAGAGTACAGAGAAATGACGATCAGAA AAACTGGCGGTCTCTTCAATCTTGCTGTGCgattgatgcaattattttcgGATTGTAAAGAGGACTTCACACCGTTGGCGGGAATCTTaggattatattttcaaatcaggGATGATTACTGTAATTTGTGTTTACAGGAG TATACAGAGAACAAAAGTTTCTGCGAGGATCTGTCCGAGGGAAAATTCAGTTTTCCGATAATCCACGCGATACGAACTCAGCCCGAAGATCGGCAGATAATGA ACATTCTCCGACACCGCACTACAGATGTGGAGGTAAAACGGTACTGCGTAACGCTATTAGAAAAATTTGGATCCTTCGGACATACGAGAGAAGTTCTGATGGAACTTGACATGAAGGCGAGGGCGGAGGTCCAGAGGCTCGGTGGTAATCCACTTCTCATCAAAATTCTAGACGAACTTCTTACCTGGCAGAGAACATGA
- the LOC105692056 gene encoding tyrosine kinase receptor Cad96Ca isoform X1 yields the protein MLVVWITVVAAVFLVEADCQYSDNTPPVMWLDRNWILPDSEPVGSIVTRARAEDNEQDELTFGLEPLGQNLNWENTPQSPLPFYIDNSTGTVFVNESLKDRGGEDLNLYVTVTDGMLTAKTAVYVNIKNTSAPNGGNTRSPFSSQHGSGGRIRPPLVGLPILQNYPRPPPPPPHIPSNSNPPRPPTTILKPETPEPEMTEVPSSTAATKEDVETNEIAVQTRTALGANVTPSEPSPTQDIAMTIVPAAAVCALVLGLGLGAWSLRHKFCGNRKAKEEMKESASASISNISDNPSLVFNGWRGPKARSNTYEGPDKENPSGIQHKSVVDNWEFPRHRLKIFNILGEGCFGQVWKCEAQDIAGKTGPIIVAVKTLKENATERERLDLAQELKVMKSLEPHPNVVRLLGCCTEREPMFVILEYVSGGKLQSFLRASREERNHGGPGLTSRDLTGFVYQIARGMEYLATKGVIHRDLAARNILIDENRACKVADFGFARDVAVNQMYERKSEGRLPIRWMAPESLYDNIFSVKSDIWSFGVLIWEIVTLGSTPYPGLAAAEVMRRIKEGYRLDRPEHCKRELYNIMYYCWDKNPASRPSFTELVNLAEGLLLDETDYIELDRFPDHSYYNVLSLSGEKL from the exons actGCCAGTACAGCGACAATACACCACCGGTGATGTGGCTCGACCGGAACTGGATTCTCCCAGATTCAGAGCCGGTCGGAAGTATCGTGACGAGGGCTAGGGCCGAAGATAACGAACAGGACGAGCTGACCTTCGGATTGGAACCATTGGGGCAAAACTTAAACTGGGAAAATACCCCGCAATCTCCACTTCCTTTTTACATCGACAATTCCACCGGAACCGTGTTCGTCAACGAATCTTTGAAGGACAGA GGAGGTGAGGACCTGAATCTATACGTGACAGTCACCGATGGCATGCTCACCGCGAAGACCGCGGTCTATGTAAACATCAAGAACACCTCGGCACCAAATGGAGGCAACACTAG ATCTCCGTTCTCAAGTCAACACGGCTCCGGTGGTCGGATCAGACCACCTTTGGTCGGACTTCCAATCCTACAAAATTATCCTcgacctccgcctccgcctccgcaCATCCCATCAAATTCGAATCCTCCGAGACCTCCAACGACAATTCTGAAGCCAGAAACCCCGGagccggaaatgacggaagtTCCATCGTCTACAGCGGCGACGAAAGAAGATGttgaaacaaatgaaattgCAGTGCAAACCAGGACAGCATTAGGCGCAAATGTCACTCCGAGCGAACCATCTCCGACTCAAGATATCGCCATGACGATTGTTCCCGCCGCAGCGGTCTGCGCCTTGGTTCTCGGATTAGGATTAGGCGCCTGGTCACTTAGGCACAAATTCTGCGGTAACCGGAAGGCGAAAGAGGAAATG AAGGAATCAGCTTCGGCCAGTATTTCCAACATATCGGACAACCCATCGCTTGTCTTTAACGGATGGCGTGGACCGAAGGCTCGTAGCAACACGTACGAAGGCCCCGACAAAGAGAACCCGTCAGGAATTCAACATAAATCAGTCGTTGATAATTGGGAGTTTCCCAGGCATCGGCTCAAG ATTTTCAACATTCTTGGCGAAGGGTGCTTCGGTCAAGTGTGGAAATGCGAAGCCCAAGATATCGCCGGAAAAACGGGCCCGATTATCGTAGCTGTCAAAACATTGAAAGAAAATGCGACGGAACGAGAGAGATTGGACCTTGCCCAAGAGCTGAAAGTTATGAAATCGTTGGAGCCGCACCCAAACGTTGTCAGATTATTGGGATGCTGTACGGAACGGGAACCGATGTTTGTCATACTAGAATACGTGAGCGGTGGTaaacttcaaagttttttgCGAGCTTccagagaagaaagaaatcacGGTGGACCTGGTTTGACCTCGAGGGATCTCACTGGATTTGTCTATcag ATCGCAAGAGGAATGGAGTATCTCGCAACAAAAGGAGTCATCCACAGAGACCTTGCCGCCAGGAACATTCTCATAGACGAGAATCGTGCCTGCAAAGTTGCGGATTTTGGATTCGCAAGAGACGTCGCCGTGAATCAAATGTACGAACGGAAGTCGGAAGGGCGACTACCGATCAGGTGGATGGCGCCAGAGAGTCTCTACGACAATATATTTTCCGTAAAATCCGATATATGGAGCTTCGGGGTTCTGATATGGGAAATTGTTACACTTGGATCGACGCCTTACCCTGGTTTGGCAGCCGCCGAG gTAATGAGGCGGATAAAGGAAGGGTACAGATTGGATCGTCCAGAGCATTGTAAACGGGAACTTTACAACATAATGTATTACTGCTGGGACAAAAACCCGGCGAGCAGACCTTCGTTTACCGAGCTAGTCAACCTTGCCGAAGGTCTTCTGCTAGACGAAACCGATTACATCGAGTTGGATAGATTTCCCGACCATTCGTATTACAACGTACTTAGCCTCAGTGGCGAAAAACTCTGA